A window of the Streptomyces sp. HUAS 15-9 genome harbors these coding sequences:
- a CDS encoding lamin tail domain-containing protein, whose protein sequence is MSASVLVTTRRLTAAAAVAAAAVGAVALPAAAADHSPRGSADRVVISRVQYDSAGRDRSNRSLNREWVEISNNSRYGVDLTGWTLSDEAGRTYTFRGFRLNGQATVRVHTGFGRDTQSDLYQGRRYEVWDDDTDTATLRNDRGRFISSAAWGDHRRHIVDHRRYDDDRRDHRRFEDRRFEDRRIDDRRHEGGRG, encoded by the coding sequence GTGTCCGCTTCTGTTCTCGTGACCACCCGCCGTCTGACGGCTGCCGCTGCCGTGGCGGCCGCCGCAGTAGGCGCGGTGGCGCTGCCGGCGGCGGCAGCCGACCACTCGCCGAGGGGCTCGGCCGACCGCGTGGTCATCAGCCGTGTGCAGTACGACTCCGCGGGCCGTGACCGCTCGAACCGCTCCCTGAACCGGGAATGGGTGGAGATCAGCAACAACAGCCGGTACGGCGTCGACCTCACCGGGTGGACGCTGTCGGACGAGGCCGGCCGCACCTACACCTTCCGTGGCTTCCGGCTGAACGGTCAGGCGACCGTGCGCGTCCACACCGGGTTCGGGCGGGACACCCAGAGCGACCTGTACCAGGGCCGGCGCTACGAGGTGTGGGACGACGACACCGACACCGCGACCCTGCGCAACGACCGAGGCCGCTTCATCAGTTCCGCTGCCTGGGGCGACCACCGCCGCCACATCGTCGACCACCGGCGTTACGACGACGACCGCCGCGACCACCGCCGCTTCGAGGACCGTCGCTTCGAGGACCGCCGTATCGACGACCGTCGCCACGAGGGAGGCCGCGGCTGA
- a CDS encoding fic family toxin-antitoxin system, toxin component, with product MDLHIDVPWILQVAEIAGAGDPAPDDYGVPVAAVAAHKAELLQQPVYDGPYARAAALIHILGRCRWLERSNMAVAAATGVMYLEASGIPVKPAREDAMALRDLLRDPTCTTRRIATLLRSWPVVT from the coding sequence ATGGACCTGCACATCGATGTCCCCTGGATCCTTCAGGTCGCCGAGATCGCCGGCGCGGGCGACCCCGCTCCCGACGACTACGGCGTACCGGTCGCCGCCGTGGCTGCCCACAAGGCCGAACTCCTCCAACAGCCGGTCTACGACGGCCCCTACGCCCGGGCCGCCGCCCTGATCCACATCCTGGGCCGCTGCCGCTGGCTGGAGCGCTCCAACATGGCCGTGGCCGCGGCGACGGGAGTGATGTACCTGGAGGCGTCCGGCATCCCGGTCAAGCCCGCCCGAGAGGACGCGATGGCCCTGCGCGACCTCCTCCGCGACCCCACCTGCACCACCCGCAGGATCGCCACCCTGCTCCGCTCCTGGCCCGTGGTGACCTGA
- a CDS encoding helix-turn-helix domain-containing protein: MGFFTGNESQSRTDLAGAQLARQATASLAGLLAGLGKSRSDLAKAMGVSPGRVSQIMSGDANLTVRTLAAAAEALGASVEITFRPRPQPAHGPGGQSDSSGDPSLAHDSDLTSHL, encoded by the coding sequence ATGGGTTTCTTCACCGGAAACGAGAGCCAGAGCCGTACGGACTTAGCCGGTGCGCAGCTCGCACGCCAGGCCACCGCGTCCCTCGCGGGCCTGTTGGCCGGGCTGGGGAAATCACGTTCCGATCTGGCCAAGGCCATGGGAGTCAGTCCCGGACGCGTCAGTCAGATCATGTCCGGGGACGCGAACTTGACAGTCCGTACGCTGGCCGCCGCGGCCGAGGCGCTCGGCGCCAGCGTGGAGATCACGTTCCGCCCCCGCCCCCAGCCGGCACACGGGCCGGGCGGACAGAGCGACAGCAGTGGGGATCCATCACTGGCACACGACAGCGACCTCACATCGCACCTGTAG
- a CDS encoding TetR/AcrR family transcriptional regulator, whose protein sequence is MTDSKPTKRERLVAAAVQVFHEQGVEKTTLGDIAGAADVPLGNVYYYFKTKNQLVEAAVDAHCAQLHVLTGQLDALPDPATRLKSLIAGWVEQRDVVARFGCPFGTLATELDKRDDGLDRAAAKVMRALIDWTESQFALLGRPDAHDLAIELVAAYQGMSVLTNTLRDPDLMATQGRRLQAWIDTLR, encoded by the coding sequence GTGACTGACTCAAAGCCGACCAAGCGCGAGCGCCTGGTGGCCGCCGCCGTCCAGGTGTTCCATGAGCAGGGCGTGGAGAAGACCACCCTCGGGGACATCGCCGGAGCCGCCGACGTCCCCCTCGGCAACGTCTACTACTACTTCAAGACCAAGAATCAGCTGGTCGAGGCCGCGGTGGACGCCCACTGCGCCCAACTGCACGTGCTCACCGGCCAGTTGGACGCCCTTCCCGACCCCGCCACCCGACTCAAGTCGCTCATAGCCGGCTGGGTGGAACAGCGCGACGTCGTCGCCCGCTTCGGCTGCCCCTTCGGCACCCTGGCCACCGAGCTCGACAAGCGCGACGACGGCCTGGACCGAGCCGCGGCCAAGGTGATGCGGGCCCTGATCGACTGGACCGAGTCCCAGTTCGCCTTGCTCGGCCGCCCCGACGCCCACGACCTGGCGATCGAACTCGTCGCGGCGTACCAGGGCATGTCGGTCCTCACCAACACCCTGCGTGACCCGGACCTGATGGCCACCCAGGGCCGCCGCCTGCAGGCCTGGATAGACACGCTCCGCTGA